One Gimesia aquarii DNA segment encodes these proteins:
- a CDS encoding DUF4340 domain-containing protein yields MNETTKTLTFVGIAAVALVAAFITDRASQPAQLTGYENVGEEFYPEFSDPTQARSLRVVSYNEDSATLKIFNVEFKDGVWKIPSHHDYPADAEDELAETAASLVGVVRGALESRRKSDHERFGVIDPLDESNTNLKGRGQRLTLAKEGGTPLVDFIIGKEVPEQSNEYYVRKIDEDSVYRTKLNVDLSSEFSDWIEPDLLKVERDRLVEIIVNKYSIDTQQRRIVNRELATLKRKKSTEPWELEGLNKETEKLNTSDVNQMINTLSDLKIQGIRPKPPGIAKELKTSGNLRLDPLDFVDLQSKGFILASDPQGNQQLVSNEGEVIVATNQGVLYSLYFGEIFTGSTLDIEAGNSAKKKEEKPKEKADASDSEEKTDADKKEDEKTDDSALKTSRYLFVTVSFNPSFIGDPPQKPEEPQKPAGLKEKKAEDKKKVDTKPADKKEDTSKENKKKEEEKPTPEEEYEIAMKKYQSELKTYEKKLKEYDEKVVKGNEIVQKLNERFADWYYVISAKSFETLRMSRKALIEPIEKPKEESSKTTLPEGAGKPAAKDGKPAPKPNAGSTKPKPSPNKKPSPSKKESDTQPKKQPAKQSTKEKETGTAKAPKAKPKEPSQSKTPQKN; encoded by the coding sequence ATGAATGAAACGACCAAAACACTGACCTTTGTAGGGATTGCTGCCGTTGCTTTAGTAGCGGCTTTCATCACCGATCGCGCATCTCAACCGGCTCAATTAACTGGCTATGAAAATGTGGGAGAGGAATTCTATCCTGAATTTTCTGATCCGACACAAGCCAGATCACTGCGTGTCGTCAGTTACAACGAAGATTCTGCTACTCTGAAAATCTTCAATGTCGAATTCAAAGACGGCGTTTGGAAAATCCCTTCGCATCACGATTATCCGGCTGACGCCGAAGACGAATTGGCTGAAACCGCAGCATCACTGGTAGGCGTTGTGCGGGGTGCTTTGGAAAGCAGACGAAAAAGTGACCACGAACGCTTCGGTGTGATTGATCCATTAGACGAATCGAATACGAATCTCAAAGGTCGTGGGCAAAGGCTGACGCTCGCAAAAGAAGGTGGGACACCACTGGTCGATTTTATTATTGGTAAGGAAGTTCCTGAACAATCAAACGAGTATTACGTCCGCAAAATTGACGAAGATTCTGTGTATCGAACCAAACTCAATGTGGATCTCTCCTCAGAATTTTCTGATTGGATTGAGCCAGATCTGCTGAAAGTGGAACGAGACAGGCTGGTTGAAATCATTGTCAATAAGTATTCAATTGATACACAACAACGGCGGATCGTGAACCGGGAGTTGGCCACGCTAAAACGTAAAAAATCGACTGAGCCCTGGGAACTGGAAGGTTTGAATAAAGAAACCGAAAAGCTGAATACCAGTGATGTCAACCAGATGATCAATACGTTAAGTGATTTAAAAATCCAGGGTATTCGTCCTAAACCTCCTGGCATTGCCAAGGAACTGAAAACTTCGGGTAATCTACGGCTTGATCCCCTCGATTTTGTGGATCTGCAAAGTAAGGGCTTTATCCTGGCCAGTGACCCCCAGGGAAATCAACAGCTGGTCTCTAATGAAGGAGAAGTGATCGTCGCTACAAATCAAGGCGTCTTGTATTCACTCTACTTCGGAGAAATATTTACTGGTAGTACTCTGGATATTGAAGCAGGTAACAGCGCAAAAAAGAAAGAAGAAAAACCAAAAGAAAAAGCAGACGCTTCTGATTCAGAGGAAAAAACAGATGCGGACAAAAAAGAAGACGAAAAGACGGATGATAGTGCCTTAAAAACCAGTCGCTATTTATTCGTGACTGTTTCGTTTAATCCTTCCTTTATTGGTGATCCTCCACAAAAACCAGAAGAGCCCCAAAAACCCGCGGGTCTCAAAGAAAAAAAGGCGGAAGATAAAAAGAAAGTCGATACCAAACCTGCTGACAAAAAAGAGGACACCTCTAAAGAAAACAAGAAGAAAGAGGAAGAAAAACCCACCCCTGAAGAAGAATACGAAATTGCGATGAAAAAGTATCAGTCAGAACTCAAGACTTATGAAAAGAAGTTGAAAGAGTATGACGAGAAAGTGGTGAAGGGTAATGAAATCGTACAAAAACTGAATGAACGTTTTGCAGACTGGTATTATGTGATTTCTGCTAAGAGCTTTGAAACTCTGAGAATGTCACGCAAAGCACTGATTGAACCCATTGAGAAACCCAAAGAGGAAAGCAGCAAAACAACTCTTCCAGAAGGTGCAGGCAAACCAGCAGCCAAGGATGGTAAACCAGCCCCAAAACCAAATGCTGGTTCTACGAAACCCAAGCCTTCACCCAACAAGAAACCAAGTCCTTCGAAGAAGGAATCTGATACCCAACCGAAAAAGCAGCCAGCCAAGCAGTCCACGAAAGAAAAAGAAACGGGTACTGCAAAAGCTCCCAAAGCAAAACCAAAAGAACCATCTCAGTCCAAAACGCCTCAAAAAAACTGA
- a CDS encoding thioredoxin family protein, with the protein MQRLQTKNQWILTCLLTVLLVGLFFDLSQAETKTRSASQTEDPINWHTDLETAHQASLKSNKPIFIVFDASWCTYCRKLEKDTLSDPRMAKYLNQAFEPVHLDFDKDREIANVLKVKSIPCTVILSSEADLLARQIGYSKVPRYHAMLEKARKLQAVIRHIEYAKGR; encoded by the coding sequence ATGCAAAGACTTCAAACTAAAAATCAATGGATCCTGACTTGCTTATTGACTGTCCTGTTAGTGGGGTTATTTTTCGATCTCTCTCAGGCAGAAACGAAAACGCGTTCAGCCAGTCAGACGGAAGATCCCATTAACTGGCATACGGATCTGGAAACAGCACATCAAGCTTCATTAAAAAGCAATAAGCCAATTTTTATTGTCTTTGATGCCAGTTGGTGTACTTACTGCCGAAAGCTGGAAAAAGATACACTTTCTGACCCCAGAATGGCTAAATATCTCAATCAAGCCTTTGAACCAGTTCATCTGGATTTTGACAAAGATCGAGAAATTGCCAACGTTCTGAAGGTAAAATCGATACCCTGTACTGTCATTCTCAGCTCAGAAGCAGATCTCTTAGCGCGGCAGATTGGTTATTCGAAAGTTCCTCGATACCACGCGATGCTGGAAAAAGCCCGTAAATTACAGGCCGTAATTCGACATATCGAATACGCAAAAGGACGCTAA
- the panC gene encoding pantoate--beta-alanine ligase — MSEPFTSPIKTVQEIPELRTLIQSQRKQDASIGFVPTMGALHAGHVSLIEAAREECDFVVVSIFVNPTQFGPNEDFDSYPRLLAQDLEKCQTAGADLVWVPTTDIMYPPHFSTYVEVKTLSEILEGATRTNHFQGVTTIVTKLLLSCLPDKAFFGAKDYQQQAIIRQMCLDLNIPVEIKTCPTVRDADGLALSSRNTYLSETERESALSLSHALNLAKEKIQAGETNLSHIKTEMQRLLTTTPLVKLDYATIVDAQTLEEIETPHPKMVALVAAFVGTTRLIDNCTLN, encoded by the coding sequence ATGTCGGAACCATTCACCTCACCTATCAAAACTGTCCAGGAAATTCCCGAACTACGAACGTTGATCCAATCACAACGAAAACAGGACGCTTCGATTGGTTTCGTTCCTACGATGGGAGCACTTCATGCTGGTCATGTCAGCCTGATTGAGGCAGCACGAGAAGAATGTGATTTTGTTGTCGTTTCCATTTTTGTGAATCCGACTCAATTCGGACCAAATGAAGACTTTGACAGCTATCCTCGATTGTTAGCACAAGATCTGGAGAAATGCCAGACAGCAGGAGCAGATCTGGTCTGGGTACCAACAACCGATATCATGTATCCTCCTCATTTCTCGACATATGTTGAAGTGAAAACACTCTCTGAAATTCTCGAAGGGGCAACACGTACAAATCATTTTCAGGGTGTCACGACCATTGTTACCAAACTCCTCCTGAGTTGTTTGCCAGACAAAGCGTTTTTTGGAGCGAAAGACTACCAACAGCAGGCAATCATTCGACAGATGTGCCTCGACTTGAATATCCCTGTCGAAATTAAAACCTGCCCTACTGTTCGAGATGCGGATGGCTTAGCTCTAAGCAGCCGAAATACATATCTCTCAGAGACGGAACGTGAGTCAGCCTTATCACTCTCACATGCTCTGAATCTGGCGAAAGAAAAAATACAAGCTGGCGAAACCAACCTGAGCCACATTAAAACCGAGATGCAACGACTTTTAACAACAACCCCGTTGGTAAAACTCGACTACGCCACCATCGTGGATGCCCAGACTCTGGAAGAGATAGAAACTCCTCACCCCAAAATGGTCGCTTTGGTGGCAGCTTTTGTAGGAACCACTCGTTTGATTGACAATTGCACCTTAAATTGA